The Flavobacterium faecale genome has a segment encoding these proteins:
- a CDS encoding carbon starvation CstA family protein, which yields MISFLISILILVAGYFIYGNYVERKFGADSSRVTPAISKEDGVDFVPLQLGKIFLIQFLNIAGLGPIFGAIAGALWGPVAFLWIVFGCIFAGSVHDYLSGMLSVRHGGDSIPEIVGVYLGKSVKQFMRVFAVLLLILVGVVFVVGPATILQELTGTDTSILIVIIFIYYLLATILPIDKLIGKIYPLFGLSLLIMAVGLFGALLFEGYTIPEITVDTFRNMHNNPVDYPLFPLLFITIACGAISGFHATQSPMMARCITNEAHGKKVFFGAMITEGIVALIWAAVAMAFFGGVKELGATMAEEGHNAAWVVNIICNTMLGKVGGILAIFGVVAAPITSGDTAFRSARLTIADSLKLDQKKLSQRLMVSIPIFAIAIALTEIDFAIIWRYFGWSNQVLATVVLWAAAVYIKKEGKTAWFVLAPAAFMTAVVVTYILVAPEGFKLDYTLSYCSGIVVAVLLSVWFVLSKNK from the coding sequence ATGATAAGTTTTCTAATTAGTATTCTGATTTTGGTGGCGGGCTACTTTATCTACGGCAATTATGTCGAAAGAAAGTTTGGTGCCGACTCTAGTCGAGTAACTCCAGCGATTAGTAAGGAAGACGGCGTAGATTTTGTTCCGCTGCAGTTGGGGAAAATCTTTTTAATTCAGTTTTTGAACATTGCGGGATTGGGACCAATTTTTGGAGCCATTGCGGGAGCTTTATGGGGACCAGTTGCGTTTTTATGGATCGTTTTTGGATGTATTTTTGCGGGTTCAGTTCATGATTATTTGTCCGGAATGCTATCAGTACGACATGGTGGCGATTCGATTCCCGAGATAGTAGGCGTGTATTTAGGGAAGTCGGTTAAGCAATTTATGCGTGTGTTTGCAGTACTTTTATTGATTTTAGTAGGAGTTGTTTTTGTTGTTGGACCCGCCACAATTTTACAAGAGTTAACAGGTACAGATACTTCAATTCTTATTGTCATTATCTTTATTTATTATTTGCTTGCGACCATCTTACCAATCGACAAATTAATCGGGAAAATATACCCCTTGTTTGGATTATCATTATTAATCATGGCGGTGGGTTTGTTTGGTGCTTTATTATTCGAAGGTTACACAATTCCCGAAATAACAGTTGATACTTTCAGAAACATGCATAACAACCCTGTTGATTATCCATTGTTTCCATTATTGTTTATTACGATAGCATGTGGTGCGATTTCTGGTTTTCATGCAACGCAGTCGCCTATGATGGCACGTTGCATCACCAATGAGGCACACGGGAAAAAAGTATTTTTCGGCGCCATGATTACCGAGGGAATTGTAGCCTTAATTTGGGCTGCTGTGGCGATGGCTTTTTTTGGAGGTGTAAAAGAATTGGGAGCAACTATGGCCGAGGAAGGTCATAATGCTGCTTGGGTAGTGAATATTATTTGCAATACCATGCTTGGAAAAGTGGGTGGTATTCTGGCAATTTTTGGAGTGGTGGCAGCACCAATAACCTCGGGTGATACTGCGTTTAGAAGCGCTCGATTAACCATTGCTGATTCATTAAAATTAGATCAAAAAAAATTAAGCCAACGATTGATGGTTTCGATTCCGATTTTTGCCATTGCTATTGCATTGACCGAAATAGATTTTGCGATTATTTGGAGGTATTTTGGTTGGTCCAATCAGGTGCTGGCAACGGTCGTACTTTGGGCAGCTGCAGTTTATATTAAAAAAGAAGGAAAGACCGCTTGGTTTGTGTTAGCTCCAGCAGCTTTTATGACTGCAGTTGTGGTAACCTATATTTTGGTAGCTCCCGAAGGGTTCAAATTGGATTACACTTTATCATATTGTAGTGGAATTGTAGTTGCAGTGCTTTTATCAGTTTGGTTTGTTCTTTCGAAAAATAAATGA
- a CDS encoding sulfatase family protein yields the protein MKLPIAVMAVFAFVGCGSTPKKQSESVVQAKPNIIFIYADDLGYGDLAVYGGTGIKTPNIDKLANGGMLFTSGYATSATCTPSRYGLLTGTYPWRNSDAKILPGTAPLLIDTAQMTIPKMLRSEGYDTGIVGKWHLGLGTGDTDWNKHISPGPNEVGFDYSFIMAATQDRVPTVFIRNGDVVGLDPKDPIEVDYKNNFPGEPTAISNPEMLKMKWHHGHNQSIVNGIPRIGYMKGGTAAKWHDEDMADTFLDEAKNYINGHKNKPFFMYYALQQPHVPRTPSPRFVGASGLGPRGDVIVEADWCVGELMKKLEEDGLLENTLIVFSSDNGPVLNDGYYDDAVEKLGTHKPAGPLRGGKYSLLDGGTRVPFLTYWKGHIKPGTSDAVVCQMDLLASLAAMVGSKETKLADSQNVMNTLLGKSAVGRKALVLEANSKTLLRKGDWIMIPPYKGAAKMNTEVNIEMGPSDDYQLYNTKKDIGQQNNVAKQFPDKLKEMKETFEKLRGTDYQNVQELKLQ from the coding sequence ATGAAATTACCTATAGCTGTAATGGCTGTTTTTGCCTTTGTTGGCTGTGGAAGTACACCAAAAAAACAGAGCGAGAGCGTTGTACAGGCAAAACCAAATATCATATTTATCTATGCTGATGATTTAGGTTATGGTGATTTGGCAGTTTATGGCGGTACAGGAATTAAAACACCAAATATTGATAAATTGGCCAATGGCGGAATGCTTTTTACTAGCGGTTACGCAACATCGGCTACGTGTACACCTAGTAGATACGGGTTGTTAACGGGTACGTACCCATGGCGCAATTCAGATGCGAAGATTCTTCCAGGAACAGCTCCTTTGTTAATTGATACAGCACAAATGACGATTCCGAAAATGCTTAGATCAGAAGGATATGATACTGGAATTGTTGGAAAATGGCATTTAGGTCTTGGTACCGGTGACACAGATTGGAACAAGCACATTAGTCCTGGTCCAAATGAAGTAGGTTTTGATTACAGCTTCATTATGGCTGCTACTCAGGATAGAGTACCTACGGTTTTTATCCGTAACGGAGATGTTGTGGGCTTAGATCCAAAAGATCCAATTGAAGTAGATTACAAAAATAATTTTCCTGGAGAACCAACGGCGATTTCGAACCCAGAAATGTTGAAGATGAAATGGCATCATGGTCACAATCAAAGTATTGTAAATGGGATTCCGAGAATTGGGTACATGAAAGGTGGTACAGCCGCAAAATGGCATGATGAAGATATGGCAGATACCTTTTTGGACGAAGCTAAAAATTATATAAATGGGCACAAAAATAAGCCTTTCTTTATGTACTATGCATTACAACAACCACACGTACCACGTACACCAAGTCCAAGATTTGTTGGAGCATCTGGTTTAGGGCCAAGAGGAGATGTAATTGTTGAGGCAGACTGGTGTGTTGGTGAATTAATGAAAAAATTGGAAGAAGACGGTTTGTTAGAAAATACTTTGATAGTTTTTTCTAGCGATAACGGTCCTGTTTTAAATGATGGTTATTATGACGATGCAGTAGAAAAACTTGGAACTCATAAACCTGCTGGTCCATTAAGAGGTGGGAAGTACAGTTTGCTAGATGGTGGAACAAGAGTTCCTTTTTTAACCTATTGGAAAGGGCATATCAAACCAGGAACATCTGATGCTGTTGTGTGCCAAATGGATTTACTAGCTTCATTGGCAGCAATGGTAGGTAGTAAAGAAACTAAATTGGCTGATAGTCAGAATGTAATGAACACATTGCTAGGAAAAAGTGCGGTAGGTAGAAAAGCATTGGTTTTAGAGGCAAATTCAAAAACTTTACTTAGAAAAGGTGATTGGATTATGATTCCTCCGTACAAAGGTGCTGCTAAAATGAATACTGAAGTTAATATAGAAATGGGGCCATCTGATGACTACCAATTATACAATACTAAAAAAGATATCGGTCAGCAAAACAATGTTGCAAAGCAATTTCCGGATAAACTAAAGGAGATGAAAGAAACATTTGAAAAACTAAGAGGTACCGATTACCAAAATGTACAAGAATTGAAATTGCAATAA
- a CDS encoding FAD-dependent oxidoreductase has product MERRKFFQTGVKGAIAASFLPLFGDISATPIKEEDIHLFDLDESNKKIKRPNKKKKTMSYDVVVVGAGMAGISAAVAAARTGAKTVLVQDRPVLGGNASSEVRVTVNGVQGLQNKFKVDRETGIIEEIMIENLYYNSQESYHVWDHVLYDFVIRQPNLTLMLNTQAVDVEMSGDKIKKVICWQLTSETEYTLEGKMFCDCSGDGLMAAMAGAEFRTGREGKAEFGESFAPDQPDNWVMGDCIMMSTKDMGKPVPFYPPSYMLPFDSKKAFKDKHRKIKNVKEGYWWIEVGSNIDIIDTREENRHKLMGYFYGVWDHIKNSGDFPESKNIALDWVGSLPGRRESRRFMGDYILNQKDLEEYKHFPDAVAFGGWSLDEHCPGGIENLDEPASFFHSNFKQIYEVPFRSLYSKNISNLLFAGRNVSVSHMALSSTRIISTCAMMGQAVGTASVLCINKEITPRKLATNHITELQEQLLRDDSYFPNRPANDLNDWAKKASLIFASSTTSGDAKLLLDGVGRDEVEKIHHWQSDGLNAELQLEWDNPIKLTKVEMKFDTNLQRRIMMHKNPDKATELGQVSGVPPELIKNFSVEARVSGKWVEVAKVTNNKTRLVKTSFPEITTTAVRLKLADTHGAKNVKMFEIRCYS; this is encoded by the coding sequence ATGGAACGCAGAAAGTTTTTTCAAACCGGAGTAAAGGGAGCGATAGCAGCAAGTTTTTTGCCATTATTTGGTGATATCAGCGCGACTCCTATTAAAGAAGAAGACATACATTTATTTGATTTGGATGAATCTAATAAAAAAATAAAACGCCCTAACAAAAAGAAAAAAACCATGAGCTACGATGTCGTGGTGGTTGGTGCAGGAATGGCAGGAATATCGGCAGCGGTGGCAGCTGCAAGAACGGGTGCGAAAACGGTATTGGTACAAGACAGACCTGTTTTGGGCGGAAATGCGTCGAGTGAAGTTCGTGTGACTGTAAATGGGGTTCAAGGTTTACAAAATAAGTTTAAAGTAGACCGAGAAACGGGAATCATTGAGGAGATCATGATCGAAAATTTATATTACAACTCACAAGAATCCTATCATGTATGGGATCATGTTTTGTATGATTTTGTCATTCGTCAGCCCAATTTGACTTTGATGTTGAACACACAGGCGGTAGACGTAGAAATGAGTGGTGACAAAATCAAAAAAGTAATTTGTTGGCAATTAACCAGCGAAACAGAATATACCTTGGAAGGAAAAATGTTCTGCGATTGCTCTGGCGACGGATTGATGGCGGCAATGGCTGGAGCAGAGTTCCGTACGGGACGTGAAGGCAAAGCAGAGTTTGGTGAATCTTTCGCACCAGACCAACCAGACAATTGGGTAATGGGAGATTGCATTATGATGAGTACAAAAGATATGGGAAAACCAGTGCCTTTTTATCCGCCATCTTATATGTTGCCATTTGATTCCAAAAAGGCTTTCAAAGATAAACATCGAAAAATAAAGAATGTCAAAGAAGGCTATTGGTGGATTGAAGTCGGCAGTAATATCGATATTATAGATACTCGCGAAGAGAATCGTCATAAATTGATGGGGTATTTTTATGGAGTTTGGGATCATATCAAGAATTCGGGAGATTTTCCAGAATCCAAAAATATTGCTTTGGATTGGGTAGGTTCTTTACCGGGGCGTAGAGAATCACGTCGTTTTATGGGTGACTATATCTTAAATCAAAAAGATTTGGAGGAGTACAAACATTTTCCGGACGCAGTCGCTTTTGGAGGTTGGTCTTTGGACGAGCATTGTCCGGGTGGAATTGAGAATTTGGATGAACCAGCGAGTTTCTTTCATTCGAATTTTAAACAAATATATGAAGTACCTTTTAGAAGTTTGTATTCGAAAAATATTTCCAATTTGTTGTTTGCAGGTCGTAATGTAAGTGTCAGTCATATGGCGTTGTCATCCACTCGTATCATTAGTACCTGTGCTATGATGGGGCAGGCGGTAGGAACGGCTTCTGTACTTTGTATCAATAAAGAAATAACCCCTCGGAAATTAGCAACCAATCATATTACCGAATTACAAGAACAATTGTTACGGGATGATTCTTATTTCCCCAATCGTCCTGCGAATGATTTGAATGATTGGGCAAAGAAAGCGAGTTTGATTTTTGCCTCTTCGACTACTTCTGGTGATGCCAAACTGTTATTGGATGGCGTGGGTAGAGACGAAGTGGAAAAAATTCACCACTGGCAGTCTGACGGATTGAATGCCGAATTGCAATTAGAATGGGATAATCCGATTAAATTAACAAAAGTCGAAATGAAGTTTGATACCAATTTGCAGCGTCGTATTATGATGCATAAAAATCCAGATAAAGCGACAGAATTAGGTCAGGTTTCAGGTGTTCCGCCAGAGTTAATTAAAAACTTTTCCGTTGAAGCTCGTGTGAGCGGAAAATGGGTAGAAGTAGCGAAAGTAACTAATAACAAAACCCGTTTGGTGAAAACTAGTTTCCCAGAGATTACTACGACTGCAGTTCGTTTAAAATTAGCAGATACTCATGGTGCCAAAAACGTAAAGATGTTTGAGATTCGTTGTTATTCTTAA